The proteins below are encoded in one region of Paracoccus sp. N5:
- a CDS encoding DNA-3-methyladenine glycosylase, which produces MPDKTRRARGAERARSAEGDELATSPFSRQIQGLGAEDLARRLIGATLLVRGAGGTVIETEAYTRDDPASHSYRGPTARNAAMFGPAGHAYVYRCYGIHLCLNVVARPGEAVLIRALAPHTGQELMEARRGNGLLCNGPGRLAQALGLSLADDGAPFDGGDLALLLPATAPELLVGPRIGISKAQDRPWRFGLAGATGLSRPFPSPGT; this is translated from the coding sequence ATGCCGGACAAAACACGAAGGGCGCGCGGCGCTGAGCGGGCCCGCAGCGCCGAGGGCGACGAGTTGGCTACATCCCCCTTTTCACGGCAGATCCAGGGTCTTGGCGCCGAGGATCTGGCGCGCCGGCTGATCGGCGCGACGCTGCTGGTCCGCGGCGCGGGCGGCACGGTAATCGAGACCGAGGCCTATACCCGGGACGACCCGGCCTCGCACAGCTATCGCGGCCCCACGGCGCGGAACGCCGCGATGTTCGGGCCGGCGGGCCATGCCTATGTCTATCGCTGCTACGGCATCCACCTGTGCCTGAACGTGGTGGCTCGCCCCGGCGAGGCCGTGCTGATCCGCGCCCTGGCGCCGCATACCGGGCAGGAGCTGATGGAGGCGCGGCGGGGAAACGGGCTGCTCTGCAACGGCCCCGGCCGCCTTGCCCAGGCGCTGGGGCTCAGCCTGGCGGATGACGGCGCGCCCTTCGACGGCGGGGATCTGGCCTTGCTGCTGCCGGCCACGGCTCCGGAGCTGCTGGTCGGGCCGCGCATCGGCATCAGCAAGGCGCAGGACCGGCCCTGGCGCTTCGGGCTGGCCGGCGCGACCGGGCTCAGCCGGCCCTTTCCGTCGCCGGGAACATAA
- a CDS encoding UdgX family uracil-DNA binding protein (This protein belongs to the uracil DNA glycosylase superfamily, members of which act in excision repair of DNA. However, it belongs more specifically to UdgX branch, whose founding member was found to bind uracil in DNA (where it does not belong), without cleaving it, appears to promote DNA repair by a pathway involving RecA, rather than base excision.), whose translation MGRREHPAARRVDLPDRKETAMTDAEVEAASLSALAEAEADCTRCPLYRNATQVVPGEGHRQARMMVVGEQPGDKEDLAGRPFVGPAGRLFDAALAQAGIPREQIFVTNAVKHFKFEPRGKRRLHRSPNAGEIDRCKWWLGQELKLVAPAVLVAMGATALRGLLGRPTTISSLRGKTGHIEDGTPLVATVHPSWLLRIRDAETREKERMAFMADLRRAWQMVG comes from the coding sequence ATCGGAAGGCGGGAACATCCCGCCGCGCGCCGGGTTGACCTGCCGGACCGGAAGGAGACCGCAATGACGGATGCGGAAGTCGAGGCCGCGAGTCTTTCCGCGCTTGCCGAGGCCGAGGCCGATTGCACGCGCTGCCCGCTTTATCGCAATGCCACGCAGGTCGTGCCCGGCGAGGGCCACCGGCAGGCGCGCATGATGGTGGTGGGCGAACAGCCCGGCGACAAGGAGGATTTGGCCGGCCGTCCCTTCGTCGGCCCGGCGGGCCGCCTGTTCGACGCGGCGCTGGCCCAGGCCGGCATTCCCCGCGAACAGATCTTCGTCACCAATGCCGTCAAGCATTTCAAGTTCGAACCGCGCGGCAAGCGCCGCCTGCATCGCAGCCCGAATGCCGGCGAGATCGACCGCTGCAAATGGTGGCTGGGGCAAGAGCTCAAGCTGGTCGCGCCGGCCGTGCTGGTGGCGATGGGCGCGACCGCCCTGCGCGGGTTGCTGGGCCGTCCCACCACCATCTCGTCGCTGCGCGGCAAGACAGGCCACATCGAGGACGGCACCCCCCTGGTCGCCACGGTCCATCCGTCCTGGCTGCTGCGCATTCGCGATGCGGAGACGCGCGAGAAGGAGCGGATGGCGTTCATGGCCGATCTGCGCCGCGCTTGGCAGATGGTGGGATAA
- a CDS encoding 2,3-butanediol dehydrogenase, whose amino-acid sequence MKAARWHSARDIRVEDVPEPQAGPGEVKVKVAWTGICGSDLHEYLAGPIFVPVGQDHPLSHDKAPITMGHEYCGTITDVGQGVTGLAIGDRVAIEPIFACGSCPACHEGKYNLCDQLGFVGLSGGHGGFAGYSVVPARMVHKIPEGLSMEQGALVEPAAVALHAVRLSKIRAGDTAAVFGAGPIGLLVVEALRVAGAAQIHVVEPSEVRRQKALDLGATTAIDPTDGDAVAAIRAASGGVHVAFEVTGVPRVLPQCIDATRHEGQVLIVSIWEGEASFHPNTVVLKERQLQGTIAYRNVYPAVMALMAQGYFNAEKLVTKRIALDDIVAEGFEALVAEKSHVKILVEAPQ is encoded by the coding sequence GTCCCCGAGCCCCAGGCGGGGCCGGGCGAGGTCAAGGTCAAGGTCGCCTGGACCGGGATCTGCGGCAGCGACCTGCACGAATACCTGGCCGGACCGATCTTCGTGCCGGTGGGGCAGGACCATCCGCTGAGCCACGACAAGGCGCCGATCACCATGGGCCACGAATATTGCGGCACCATCACCGATGTGGGCCAGGGCGTCACCGGCCTTGCCATCGGCGACCGCGTGGCGATCGAGCCGATCTTTGCCTGCGGCAGCTGCCCGGCCTGCCACGAAGGCAAATACAACCTCTGCGACCAGCTGGGCTTCGTCGGCTTGTCGGGGGGCCATGGCGGCTTCGCCGGCTATTCGGTGGTGCCCGCCCGCATGGTGCACAAGATCCCCGAGGGGCTGTCGATGGAGCAGGGCGCCCTGGTCGAGCCGGCGGCGGTGGCGCTGCACGCCGTCCGCCTGTCGAAGATCAGGGCCGGCGACACGGCGGCGGTCTTCGGCGCCGGTCCCATCGGCTTGCTGGTCGTCGAGGCGCTGCGCGTCGCCGGCGCGGCCCAGATCCATGTCGTCGAGCCCTCGGAGGTGCGGCGGCAGAAGGCGCTGGACCTGGGCGCGACCACGGCCATCGATCCCACGGACGGCGATGCCGTCGCCGCGATCCGCGCGGCGAGTGGCGGCGTGCATGTCGCCTTCGAAGTGACGGGCGTGCCGCGCGTGCTGCCGCAATGCATCGACGCCACCCGGCACGAGGGGCAGGTGCTGATCGTCTCGATCTGGGAGGGCGAGGCGTCTTTTCATCCCAATACCGTCGTGCTGAAGGAACGGCAGTTGCAGGGCACCATCGCCTATCGCAACGTCTATCCGGCGGTGATGGCATTGATGGCGCAAGGCTATTTCAACGCCGAGAAGCTGGTGACCAAGCGCATCGCGCTGGACGACATCGTGGCCGAGGGTTTCGAGGCGCTGGTGGCCGAGAAATCGCATGTGAAGATCCTGGTCGAGGCGCCGCAGTGA